The following is a genomic window from candidate division KSB1 bacterium.
GCGCAGGTTAATTATGTCAGCAGCGCTGGATGGGGAGTTTTTGTTGGCGAAATCAAAGGTATTCGAGAAAAGGGAGGGGACTTAAAGATTGTTCAAATGACGCCAGAAGTATATGACGTATTTGAAATGCTCGAGTTTAATCGCATACTTTCATACTATGAAGCAATCGAGGAAGCGATTAACGATTTTGACGTCTCAATTGGGTTGGATATAACCAAAAGCATTAAACGTAGTTATACACCAGAAGTAGCAGAGGTTGCTGTAGGGACTGCGGTACCAAATGTAGCTCAGAAAGTCACCCGAGTCCAAAGTGGAGCAGGACCTGCTGCCAAACAATTTTCTCTCAATAAACCTCAAGTTGATGAGCAGATGCTGCCCCTAAATGAAAGAATAAGATTGGTCGTTGTTGAAGATCCGAATCGTGGGGCATTCCAGATAAAAAAAGTTTTGAACACATCAAGATTTGGTTTTACAAAAATAAACATTCTAAAACTTTACAATATGCTAAAGACTCTAAACCTTGACAGCAAAGAGAAACGGCACCGGTTCTATAGGTCCAGGTAGAAAGGGGTTTTAAACCGAAAGGAGAGTTATGACAAAACAGGGATGCTTAAATAAACGATTGAGTTTTCTTTTCATTCAGATATTGCTCATTGGAGTTTTTCTTCCAATTGCAGTTTATGGACAAAGTCTTTTAACATCATTTAAACCGGGTGATGCGATACGATTGCAGATTTGGCAGCCTTGGCGGATAACGGAAGGTAAAGCCGAGATTTTAGATTTAAATGGAGATTACGCCGTCAATAGTCAAGGATATACAACGCTGCCGTTAATCGGCGAAATAAAAGTGATTGGATTAAACCAGCAAACATTA
Proteins encoded in this region:
- a CDS encoding STAS domain-containing protein, producing the protein MEGIEISQGKVGTRRDIALLNVKGYVDTMTCSMLLNQITENLNAGILHVIVDMAQVNYVSSAGWGVFVGEIKGIREKGGDLKIVQMTPEVYDVFEMLEFNRILSYYEAIEEAINDFDVSIGLDITKSIKRSYTPEVAEVAVGTAVPNVAQKVTRVQSGAGPAAKQFSLNKPQVDEQMLPLNERIRLVVVEDPNRGAFQIKKVLNTSRFGFTKINILKLYNMLKTLNLDSKEKRHRFYRSR